In Pseudomonas sp. MM213, a genomic segment contains:
- a CDS encoding PrkA family serine protein kinase: MSIFSHFQQRFESTRQEELSLQEYLELCKKDRSAYVSAAERLLLAIGEPELLDTSTNSRLSRIFSNKVIRRYPAFEDFHGMEECIDQIVSYFRHAAQGLEEKKQILYLLGPVGGGKSSLAEKLKQLIEKVPFYAIKGSPVFESPLGLFNATEDGAILEEDFGIPRRYLNTIMSPWATKRLAEFGGDISQFRVVKLYPSILNQIAVAKTEPGDENNQDISALVGKVDIRKLEEFPQNDADAYSYSGALCRANQGLMEFVEMFKAPIKVLHPLLTATQEGNYNSTEGLGAIPFTGILLAHSNESEWHTFRNNKNNEAFIDRIYIVKVPYCLRVSDEVKIYDKLLFNSSLAKAHCAPDTLKMLAQFTVLSRLKEPENSNIYSKMRVYDGENLKDTDPKAKSIQEYRDNAGVDEGMNGLSTRFAFKILSKVFNFDPHEIAANPVHLLYVLEQQIEQEQFQAETRERYLRFLKEYLAPRYIEFIGKEIQTAYLESYSEYGQNIFDRYVLYADFWIQDQEYRDPETGEILNRVALNEELEKIEKPAGISNPKDFRNEIVNFVLRARANNNGKNPTWLSYEKLRVVIEKKMFSNTEDLLPVISFNAKASKEDQQKHNDFVTRMVERGYTDKQVRLLSEWYLRVRKSQ, from the coding sequence ATGAGTATCTTTAGCCACTTCCAACAACGCTTCGAGTCCACACGCCAGGAAGAACTCTCACTGCAAGAGTACCTGGAGCTGTGCAAAAAGGACCGCAGCGCCTACGTTTCCGCCGCCGAGCGTCTGTTGCTGGCCATCGGAGAACCGGAGCTGCTCGACACCTCGACCAACTCGAGGCTTTCGCGAATCTTTTCCAACAAGGTGATCCGCCGCTATCCGGCCTTTGAAGACTTCCACGGGATGGAAGAATGCATCGACCAGATCGTCTCGTATTTCCGCCATGCCGCTCAGGGCCTGGAAGAGAAGAAACAAATCCTCTATCTGCTCGGCCCCGTCGGCGGCGGTAAATCGTCCCTGGCCGAGAAGCTGAAACAGCTTATCGAGAAGGTGCCTTTCTACGCGATCAAAGGCTCGCCGGTTTTCGAATCTCCTTTGGGTCTGTTCAACGCCACCGAAGATGGCGCGATCCTCGAAGAAGACTTCGGCATTCCGCGGCGCTATCTCAACACCATCATGTCGCCATGGGCCACCAAACGTCTGGCCGAATTCGGCGGCGACATCAGCCAGTTCCGCGTGGTGAAGCTCTATCCATCGATCCTCAACCAGATAGCCGTGGCCAAAACCGAGCCGGGAGACGAAAACAACCAGGACATCTCGGCACTGGTGGGCAAGGTCGATATCCGCAAACTGGAAGAATTCCCGCAAAACGACGCCGACGCCTACAGCTACTCGGGCGCACTGTGCCGGGCCAACCAGGGCCTGATGGAATTCGTCGAAATGTTCAAGGCACCGATCAAGGTGCTGCACCCATTGCTGACCGCCACCCAGGAAGGCAACTACAACAGCACCGAAGGTCTGGGGGCGATTCCGTTTACCGGGATCCTGCTGGCTCACTCCAACGAATCGGAATGGCACACCTTCCGCAACAACAAGAACAACGAAGCCTTCATCGACCGGATCTACATCGTCAAAGTGCCATACTGCCTGCGGGTCAGCGACGAAGTGAAGATCTACGACAAGCTCTTGTTCAACAGCTCCCTGGCCAAGGCGCACTGCGCACCGGACACGCTGAAGATGCTCGCCCAGTTCACCGTACTCTCGCGCCTCAAGGAGCCGGAAAACTCGAATATCTACTCCAAGATGCGGGTCTACGATGGTGAAAACCTCAAGGACACCGATCCGAAGGCCAAGTCGATCCAGGAATACCGCGACAATGCCGGTGTCGACGAAGGCATGAACGGTCTGTCGACCCGTTTCGCGTTCAAGATTCTGTCGAAGGTCTTCAACTTCGATCCGCACGAAATCGCCGCCAACCCGGTGCATTTGCTCTACGTGCTGGAACAACAGATCGAACAGGAACAATTCCAGGCTGAAACCCGCGAACGCTACCTGCGCTTCCTCAAGGAGTACCTGGCACCGCGTTACATCGAGTTCATCGGCAAGGAAATCCAGACCGCCTACCTCGAGTCGTACAGCGAGTACGGCCAGAACATCTTCGATCGCTACGTGTTGTACGCCGACTTCTGGATCCAGGACCAGGAATACCGCGACCCGGAAACCGGCGAGATCCTCAATCGCGTGGCGCTGAACGAAGAACTGGAGAAAATCGAAAAACCGGCCGGCATCAGCAATCCGAAGGATTTCCGCAACGAAATCGTCAACTTCGTGCTGCGCGCCCGTGCCAACAACAACGGCAAGAACCCGACCTGGCTCAGCTACGAAAAACTGCGGGTGGTCATCGAGAAGAAAATGTTCTCCAACACCGAGGACCTCCTGCCCGTCATCAGCTTCAACGCCAAGGCGAGCAAAGAGGACCAGCAGAAACACAACGACTTCGTCACACGGATGGTCGAGCGGGGCTACACCGACAAACAGGTACGACTGCTGTCCGAGTGGTACCTGCGGGTCAGAAAATCACAATAA
- a CDS encoding multifunctional CCA addition/repair protein: protein MRIYKVGGAVRDRLLGKPVTDIDWVVVGATTEEMLAKGYRPVGADFPVFLHPKSGEEYALARTERKSGRGYGGFTFHASPEVTLEEDLIRRDLTINAMAEDDQQNLTDPYHGQRDLEARVLRHVSPAFAEDPLRVLRVARFSARYAELGFTVAPETLELMRQLSESGELEALTAERSWKEISRALLEDQPQVFIEVLRECGALKVLMPEVDALFGVPQPEAHHPEIDTGVHTLSVLEQSALHKQPLTVRWACLLHDLGKGLTPKEDWPRHIAHEHTGLKLIKAVNERFKAPKDCQELALLVGQYHTHGHRALELKPSTLLELLQSFDVYRRPQRFEEFIAACEMDARGRKGLEQRSYPQADYLRGAANAARSVAVQPLLEKGFKGPELGEAIKRERLKALKAYKEAASA, encoded by the coding sequence ATGCGGATTTATAAAGTCGGCGGTGCGGTACGCGATCGCCTGCTGGGCAAACCTGTCACCGATATCGACTGGGTCGTGGTCGGCGCCACCACCGAAGAAATGCTCGCCAAGGGCTATCGCCCGGTGGGCGCGGACTTCCCGGTGTTTCTTCATCCAAAAAGTGGTGAGGAATATGCCCTCGCCCGGACTGAACGCAAAAGCGGACGCGGTTACGGCGGTTTTACCTTTCACGCCAGCCCCGAAGTCACCCTCGAAGAAGACCTGATTCGTCGCGACCTGACGATCAACGCCATGGCCGAAGACGATCAACAGAATTTGACCGACCCGTACCATGGCCAACGCGATCTCGAAGCTCGCGTTCTGCGTCACGTTTCCCCCGCATTCGCCGAAGATCCGCTCCGTGTTCTGCGTGTTGCGCGCTTTTCCGCTCGTTATGCGGAGTTGGGCTTCACCGTCGCACCGGAAACGCTGGAGCTGATGCGCCAACTCAGCGAGTCGGGCGAACTGGAGGCATTGACCGCCGAACGCAGCTGGAAAGAAATTTCCCGCGCCCTGCTGGAAGATCAACCGCAAGTGTTTATCGAAGTGCTGCGCGAGTGCGGCGCTCTCAAGGTGCTGATGCCAGAAGTCGATGCCCTGTTCGGCGTACCGCAACCGGAAGCTCATCACCCGGAAATCGACACGGGCGTACACACCTTGAGCGTGCTTGAGCAATCAGCGTTGCACAAACAACCACTGACTGTTCGCTGGGCTTGCCTGCTGCATGACCTGGGCAAAGGACTGACGCCGAAAGAAGACTGGCCGCGGCACATCGCCCACGAACACACCGGCCTGAAGCTGATCAAAGCGGTCAATGAACGCTTCAAGGCACCGAAGGACTGCCAGGAACTGGCTTTGTTGGTGGGGCAGTATCACACCCATGGCCATCGTGCCCTGGAGTTAAAGCCCTCGACACTGCTGGAGCTGCTGCAGAGTTTTGACGTCTATCGTCGCCCGCAGCGGTTTGAGGAGTTTATTGCGGCGTGTGAAATGGACGCGCGCGGGCGCAAAGGGCTGGAACAGAGAAGTTATCCACAGGCGGATTATTTGCGCGGGGCGGCGAATGCTGCTCGTAGCGTGGCGGTACAGCCGTTGCTGGAGAAGGGATTCAAGGGGCCGGAGTTGGGAGAGGCGATCAAGCGTGAGCGGCTAAAAGCTTTGAAAGCCTACAAAGAGGCGGCGTCCGCCTAA
- a CDS encoding YeaH/YhbH family protein → MSYVIDRRLNGKNKSTVNRQRFLRRYRDHIKKAVEEAVSRRSITDMEHGEQISIPGRDIDEPVLHHGRGGKQTVVHPGNKEFTSGEHIARPPGGGGGRGPGKAGNSGEGMDEFVFQITQEEFLEFMFEDLELPNLVKRNLTGTDTFKTVRAGISNEGNPSRINIIRTLRSAHARRIALSGSSRAKLREAKEELLRLKQEEPDNFGDIQKIEAEIEKLSARIHRVPFLDTFDLKYNLLIKQPNPSSKAVMFCLMDVSGSMTQATKDIAKRFFILLYLFLKRNYDKIDVVFIRHHTSAREVDEEEFFYSRETGGTIVSSALKLMQEIMAERYPSNEWNIYAAQASDGDNWNDDSPICRDILINQIMPFVQYYTYVEITPREHQALWFEYERIAEAFSDTFAQQQLVSAGDIYPVFRELFQRRLVT, encoded by the coding sequence ATGAGCTATGTGATCGACCGACGTCTCAATGGCAAGAACAAGAGCACGGTGAACCGTCAGCGGTTTCTGCGGCGTTACCGTGATCACATCAAAAAGGCTGTCGAAGAGGCGGTCAGCCGGCGCTCCATCACCGACATGGAACACGGCGAACAGATCAGCATTCCCGGCCGCGACATCGACGAGCCGGTGCTTCACCACGGTCGCGGGGGCAAACAGACCGTCGTGCACCCCGGCAACAAAGAGTTCACCAGCGGCGAGCACATCGCCCGTCCGCCCGGAGGTGGCGGCGGCAGAGGGCCCGGCAAGGCTGGCAACTCGGGTGAAGGCATGGACGAGTTTGTCTTCCAGATCACCCAGGAAGAGTTCCTCGAGTTCATGTTCGAGGACCTGGAACTGCCCAATCTGGTCAAGCGCAACCTGACCGGCACCGATACCTTCAAAACCGTTCGTGCAGGCATCAGCAACGAAGGCAACCCGTCGCGGATCAACATCATCCGCACCTTGCGCTCGGCCCACGCCCGACGAATCGCCCTGTCCGGCAGCAGCCGGGCGAAACTGCGCGAAGCCAAAGAGGAATTGCTGCGACTCAAGCAGGAAGAACCGGACAACTTCGGCGATATTCAGAAAATCGAGGCAGAAATCGAAAAACTCAGTGCGCGCATTCATCGCGTACCGTTCCTCGACACTTTCGACCTCAAGTACAACCTGCTGATCAAGCAACCCAACCCCAGTTCGAAGGCGGTGATGTTCTGCCTGATGGACGTGTCCGGCTCCATGACCCAGGCGACCAAGGACATCGCCAAGCGTTTCTTTATCCTGCTGTACCTGTTCCTCAAGCGTAACTACGACAAGATTGACGTGGTTTTCATCCGCCACCACACCAGTGCCCGGGAAGTGGATGAGGAAGAATTCTTCTATTCCCGCGAAACCGGCGGCACCATCGTTTCCAGCGCGTTGAAACTGATGCAGGAGATCATGGCCGAACGCTATCCGAGCAACGAGTGGAACATCTACGCCGCCCAGGCTTCCGACGGCGATAACTGGAATGACGACTCGCCGATCTGCCGCGACATTCTGATCAACCAGATCATGCCGTTCGTGCAGTACTACACTTACGTTGAGATCACCCCGCGCGAACATCAGGCCCTGTGGTTCGAGTACGAGCGCATTGCCGAAGCCTTTTCTGACACCTTTGCCCAGCAACAACTGGTCTCGGCCGGGGATATCTATCCGGTCTTCCGTGAACTCTTCCAGCGCAGGTTAGTGACATGA
- the folB gene encoding dihydroneopterin aldolase produces MDRVFIEGLEVDTVIGAYDWERGIRQCLRLDLSFAWDNRPAAAGDDLTLALDYASVSSRIQAFAEQAQFQLVETFAERLVEVLMSEFNITWMRLKLTKPGAVPAATGGVGVEIERGCR; encoded by the coding sequence TTGGACAGAGTGTTTATCGAGGGCCTGGAAGTCGACACCGTGATCGGTGCCTACGACTGGGAGCGAGGCATCCGACAGTGCTTGCGTCTTGATCTGAGCTTCGCCTGGGACAATCGCCCGGCCGCGGCGGGTGATGACTTGACCCTGGCGCTCGATTACGCGAGCGTTTCGTCGCGCATCCAGGCCTTTGCCGAGCAAGCGCAGTTCCAGTTGGTCGAGACCTTTGCCGAACGTCTGGTTGAAGTGCTGATGAGCGAGTTCAACATCACCTGGATGCGTCTCAAGCTGACCAAGCCAGGTGCCGTCCCGGCGGCTACCGGTGGTGTGGGCGTGGAGATCGAGCGCGGATGTCGCTGA
- a CDS encoding SpoVR family protein, whose amino-acid sequence MTAKEQKRQPISTGSEWTFELIQAYDREISRIAARYALDTYPNQIEVITAEQMMDAYASVGMPLGYHHWSYGKHFLSTEKSYTRGQMGLAYEIVINSDPCIAYLMEENTICMQALVVAHACYGHNSFFKGNYLFRTWTDASSIIDYLVFAKQYIMQCEERHGIDAVEDLLDSCHALMNYGVDRYKRPYPISAEEERRRQKDREEHLQKQINDLWRTIPKGADKYSDRDNARFPAEPQENILYFIEKHAPLLEPWQREIVRIVRKIAQYFYPQRQTQVMNEGWATFWHYTLMNDLYDEGLVTDGFMMEFLTSHTSVVFQPGFDSPYYNGINPYTLGFAMYRDIRRMCETPTEEDYRWFPEIAGTDWLSTIKFAMSSFKDESFILQYLSPKVIRDLKLFSILDDDQKDDLLVPAIHDEDGYRTIRETLAAQYNLGNREPNIQIYSIDRRGDRSLTLRHQQHDRKPLGESTEEVLKHLHRLWGFDIHLETLQGDQVMKTHHVPPRSEHSEGEYGRLDLAVIHL is encoded by the coding sequence ATGACCGCCAAAGAGCAGAAGCGCCAACCCATTTCCACCGGCTCCGAATGGACGTTCGAGCTGATCCAGGCCTACGACCGCGAAATCAGTCGTATCGCGGCTCGTTATGCGCTCGACACCTACCCTAACCAGATCGAAGTGATCACGGCCGAGCAGATGATGGATGCGTATGCCTCCGTCGGTATGCCGCTGGGTTATCACCATTGGTCGTACGGCAAACACTTCCTCAGCACCGAAAAATCCTACACTCGCGGGCAGATGGGGCTGGCGTACGAAATCGTGATCAACTCGGACCCCTGCATCGCCTACCTGATGGAAGAAAACACCATCTGCATGCAGGCGCTGGTGGTGGCTCACGCCTGCTACGGGCACAACAGCTTCTTCAAAGGCAACTACCTGTTTCGCACCTGGACCGACGCCAGCTCGATCATCGATTACCTGGTGTTCGCCAAGCAGTACATCATGCAGTGCGAAGAGCGCCACGGCATCGACGCAGTCGAGGACCTGCTGGACTCCTGCCATGCGCTGATGAACTACGGGGTTGACCGCTACAAACGCCCTTACCCGATTTCCGCCGAGGAAGAACGTCGTCGGCAAAAGGACCGGGAGGAGCATTTGCAGAAACAGATCAACGATCTGTGGCGCACCATTCCGAAAGGCGCGGACAAATACAGCGACCGGGACAACGCACGCTTCCCCGCCGAACCGCAGGAAAACATCCTGTACTTCATCGAAAAACACGCGCCACTGCTGGAGCCCTGGCAGCGGGAGATCGTGCGGATCGTGCGTAAGATCGCGCAGTATTTTTACCCGCAACGCCAGACTCAGGTGATGAACGAAGGCTGGGCCACGTTCTGGCATTACACCCTGATGAACGACCTGTACGACGAAGGCCTGGTCACCGACGGCTTCATGATGGAGTTCCTGACGTCCCACACCAGCGTGGTCTTCCAGCCGGGCTTCGACAGCCCGTACTACAACGGAATAAACCCCTACACCCTGGGCTTTGCCATGTACCGTGATATCCGGCGCATGTGTGAAACCCCCACCGAGGAAGATTACCGCTGGTTCCCGGAAATCGCCGGCACCGACTGGCTATCGACCATCAAGTTCGCCATGAGCAGCTTCAAGGATGAAAGCTTCATCCTGCAGTACCTGTCGCCGAAGGTGATCCGAGACCTGAAATTGTTCAGCATTCTCGATGATGACCAGAAGGACGACCTGCTGGTACCGGCCATCCACGACGAAGATGGCTACCGCACCATCCGGGAAACCCTGGCCGCGCAGTACAACCTGGGCAATCGCGAACCCAACATCCAGATCTACAGCATCGACCGCCGCGGAGACCGCTCCCTGACCCTGCGTCACCAGCAACACGACCGCAAACCGCTGGGCGAGTCCACCGAGGAAGTGCTTAAACACTTGCACCGCCTATGGGGCTTCGACATTCACCTGGAAACCCTGCAAGGGGATCAGGTGATGAAAACCCACCACGTACCGCCCAGAAGCGAGCACAGCGAAGGCGAATACGGCCGGCTGGACCTGGCCGTCATTCATCTTTGA
- the folK gene encoding 2-amino-4-hydroxy-6-hydroxymethyldihydropteridine diphosphokinase: MSLTQVYLGLGSNIERETHLQAGLEALAGFLVDIRCSAVFESQPVGIKSGPFFNFVVSAYTDLPLIELDRRLKFIEADNGRYAPDRKGLPLDIDVLLFGDLVGNFDGLILPRAEILKNAFVLWPLSLIAPDRVHPGVGKSFATLWGEAQIDQVLAPVAFEWRGEQLTPQNLL, translated from the coding sequence ATGTCGCTGACTCAGGTGTACCTCGGGCTCGGTAGCAATATCGAGCGCGAAACCCATTTGCAGGCTGGCCTGGAAGCCCTGGCGGGTTTTCTGGTGGATATAAGATGCTCGGCGGTGTTTGAAAGCCAGCCGGTGGGGATCAAGAGCGGGCCGTTCTTCAATTTCGTGGTCTCGGCTTACACCGATTTGCCGCTGATAGAACTGGACCGCCGACTGAAATTCATCGAGGCGGACAACGGCCGCTATGCACCGGACCGCAAGGGTTTGCCGCTGGATATCGACGTGCTGTTGTTCGGTGATTTGGTGGGCAACTTCGACGGATTGATTCTGCCGCGGGCAGAGATCCTGAAAAACGCCTTCGTGTTGTGGCCGTTGTCGCTCATTGCGCCGGATCGTGTGCATCCGGGTGTAGGCAAAAGCTTTGCGACGTTGTGGGGCGAAGCGCAGATTGATCAGGTGTTGGCGCCGGTGGCGTTTGAATGGCGTGGGGAGCAGCTGACTCCCCAGAATTTGCTGTGA